Part of the Virgibacillus necropolis genome, GGGACGGTAGTCGGAAAGATCCAGCCATTGGGCTGTAGCTAGTGCAATCGCATAATAAACAACTGAAAATTTGATGAACGTACCCGCTACCCAAATGGCCATAACTACCGATTCAAGATGTTGCAAAAAACCAGCAATACTGATATATCGGCTGGCGGCCAACAGCGGATAAGTAAAACTTGCTGTGATTTCGCCCAATAGAAAAAGAGTAACGAGGTTCGTTGCAACAAACGTAAGCATGACGATAAACACGGAGATAATGCCCCACTTTCTCCCTTTTTCAACATCAGTAAGAAAAGGAAGGAGGAAAGATATGAGCAAGAATTCAGCAAACCAACTCTGCGGTGTAATCGCTCCCTTAATTGTGGGCATAACCCCATTTTCCATGATAGGGAAAATATTCTTGGGATCCAATTCAGGCAGGAGCAGTATGATGATGATCATTAGAAAAGCGACATAAAGAGGGATGAACAGCTGAGCAGACCTTCCCACTACCTCTATTCCCCCACGTACGGCAAAACCACAGACAAGGATCATGGTTGAGATGATGACAATCAGCGGGGTTTGGCTAAAAAAGGTCCCCGCAATAAAATCTGCATAAATCCTTACACCTCCTGCATTCATTTGGATATAAAAGAACAAAAAGACAAAACCGAGAACCTTACCTGGAATCCTGCCAATGATGTGTTCACTATATTGAATAATTGTCTGTCTCGGATACATCTTATGAAGCTGAAAAGCAATTAACACAGCAAGAAAACCGATGAAGGAAGCCCATATCGGTGATAACCACATATCATGTTTGGCATATTTTGCTGTAATCCCTGGAATAAAAATAATTCCAGTGCCAACGACCATAGGGTACATCATGATCGCCATTTGAAAAGCGGAAATTCTTCCTTTTTCAATCATTTCATTTCCCCCTCTATATCACTATTTTTCCAAAAACTTGCCCAGTGGCCTGAATACTGCGTCAATTAAGTCAGTAGGTCCAGGTATATCCGGAAAGAAAACGAGTAGGACGGCAAGGAGCCATCCTGCCCCGGTCAATGTCACAAATGCCGCTTTCTCTTTCTTCTGATCACGATTAATTTTCGGCCATTCATATAGGGTTATAAGGACAACAACGACGGTTATTCCGAACACAAACGCCAAATTCACTATCCTTTCACCTCTTTTTCCGGTACTCCCTGTGGTGTAGTAGACTGTCCTGGTCTCCTTATATACGCTTTACTTTTGATTTCAACTTCTATTTCTGGAAATTTATCGTCCCACTGATCCTTTACTTTCGACCATTGATCTGGATACTGGCGATGAAACGTCTCGGCAAAACCAAAAATGTCGGCTTCCATCTCTTTTTGAACTTGTTCAAGTGTCAAGCGAATTCGCTTATCAATGTCTTGTTCTAATTGCCTTTCGAGTCTTTTTACAATCTTAGGATTCCCCAGATTTAATTTTGTTTCGTTTTCCACCACATCGTCTTCCGTCACAATTTTAACGATCATTTTCCAGTTCCCGTTCTCAATTTTAGGTATCAGTTCCGTACTAGAACGTAGAAGGTTAAATGAGATCTGATCTTCAGCACCTTTTGGCTCAACGGTTACAGCGGCCAATGCGATTTCATCTCTTAGCCATAATACCCCTCTTGTTACTTTATCGTCGATTCGCCCTACCATTTTGTCCTTCTTAAAAATAGCTGTTCCGTTAACACGTAAACCACCTTTATTTGACGGATCCTGTTCTACCTCTATCCAAGGCAATGCCGCTGCTCTAGCCTCACCGCTTAACATCTGAAGCAGATCCTTCACCGTTACACTCAATCCAACCTTGAAGTTTGCTAGTTCCCCTGCAACTTCTGCTGAACTACTCTCTAAATCAGGAATAATTTTTAAAGTATCAATAGCTTTACCTTCCGTGACAAATGTATATGCCCGAAGCCTTGGTGATGGGTGACGAGCAAAAAAGTCAATGTGCTTCTGGATCCCTTCTTCAGCCATTTTTTCGCCAATAATGATAACCTGATTATGTCCCCAGAAAAGACGACGAGGCACCTTTTCTTGAAGCTTGGACCTGGCATCGAAGATCGTTTGACCAGTAACTTTTTTAACGATCGTCGGCTTAGTTCCACCTTGACCGCCACCAGCTCCTTGTCCTCCCTTATGTGCTTTTGGATTAACTATCTGTACCGAAAGTTCAATTTTATCGTCATCAGTTTTGTCAAGTCCTGTAGCCACAACAAGTGCTAAGTCATTGATTTCTACTCGATCCCAGCAACCCGAAAGAAAGAGCATAAAAGAACATATTAAAAAAATTAGCGTCATTTTTACTGCTTTTGTTAAAAAAGTCTTATTCATCCTTTTTCCCACTCTCAGGTAATACTGCCGAATGATTTTTTATGTTACTAGAACCCTCTAGACTATTTCGACGATTTTTTTTACGTAGAACAACAAACAACAACAGTAATATAGGTATAAACGTTTGGATAAAAATGGCATAAAAAGGCCAAGTAGTACCTAAAGAATACGCTAGTTCCTGCAAATTTGGAGCCGACCAAATGCTAAAGATTACTAATAGGAAACCAATTGGAAAAACAACCGGGCGGTAGTTAGATAAATTTAGCCATTGAGCCGTACCAATAACAACGGCATAATAAAAGACTGAAATCTTGATAAACATAGCCCCGACCCAAATCGCCATCACAATGGATTCAAGGTGTTGGAGAAAATCGGCTATGCTTATATACCGAGCAGCACTCATGACTGGATAAGTAAAGGTAGCGGTGATGTTCCCAAATAAAAAAAGAGAAAATAAGTTGGTTATTACCAACGTAAGCATCACAGTAAACACCGAGATCATACCCCATTTCAATCCTTTTTCCCTCTTTCTCAAAAATGGAAGTAAGAAAGAGATGAGAAAGAATTCTACAAACCAACTTGATGGTACAACCGCTCCCATTACAGATGGCTTAACCCCTTTCTCCATGACAGGAAACATATTTTTAGGTTCTAGATCCGGGATAAGTAATATAACGATGGAAAGAAACAAAATAACAACGATTGGAACAAAAATTTGTGCACTTCTCGCCATAACTTCAAGTCCACCGTGTACAGCCAAGGCACTGACTAGTGCCATGCTACCAATTACGACAATTATTGGGGTTGTTGGAAGAAAGTTTCCAACGACAAACTCCCCATATTCCCTCAATATAATTCCATTTGAATGTAAATAAAAGAATAAGAAAACAAGCCCGATCAGTTTTCCTGGAATCCGTCCGATAATTTTCTCACTATATTGGATAACCGTTTGCTTCGGGTAGTGTATATTCAATTGGTATGCAATATAGACAGAAAGGAAACCGGCCGATGAAGCCCAAATTGGTGACAACCACATGTCTTGTTGCGCAAATTCCCCTGTAATAGATGGCACTAAAAGAATGGCCGTTGCCATAATTGTTGGATAGACCAAAATGGCCATCTGTAACGCGCTAATCCTTCCTTTTTCAATCATCACTTTTCACCTCTCTAACTAAAAAGCACGTCACATTTACTTTTCACTCCCACTAGTTGGATCAGGCTTCTGGCTGGTGGATTGACGATATTTGTTATATTTCCCTGTAAGATGAGGCCTTGTATTCAGCTTCCACCATGGAGCACGTATAAGCACATCTTTCATATCACGGAATTTCATCGGGGCCATAGGGCTAAGATACGGTACACCAAAAGAACGTAGTGTACATAAATGGACGATAATTGTAATGATTCCAAGCATAATTCCAAGCAATCCGAGGGACCCTGCAAGAATAATCATTGGAAAACGAAGCATACGGAACGCCATAGCTGCCGAATAGCGTGGAATTGTAAAAGAAGCGACTCCTGTAATCGCAACGACTATAACCATTGGTGCAGAGACAATTCCAGCGGAAACAGCAGATTCTCCTATGACGAGAGCACCAACAATACTTACAGCCGACCCGACCTGTTTTGGAAGTCTTAACCCTGCCTCGCGTAACGCTTCAAACATAATTTCCATCAATAATACTTCAACAAGAGCTGGAAATGGAACCTGTTCACGCGAGGCAGCCATACTAATCAAAAGAGTTGTTGGAACCATCTCTTGGTGATAGGTGAGCACCGCTACATACAAGGAAGGTAAGAGTAGTGACATCACAAGAAAAAGATAACGAAGCCAGCGAATAGCCGTCCCAATCAAGAACCGTTCATAATAATCCTCAGATGATTGCAGTAAAGAATAAAGAGTCGTAGGCACAACGATAGTAAAAGGGGTTCCGTCGACTAAAATGGCCACACGTCCTTCTAATAGGTTTGAGGTAACTATATCGGGTCGTTCTGTCGTTAAAACCTGTGGAAAAGGGGAATATGGGTTTTCTTCGATGAATTCTTCTATCATTCCGCTTTCCAATATTCCGTCGATTTCTATTCGACTAAGCCGATTTTTGGTTTCTTCTATTAAAGTCTTGTCTGCAATTCCTTCCATATAAGCGATAACAATCTTTGTTTCGGTGTACCGCCCTATTTGCATGGATTTCATTTTCAACTCAGGACTCCTAATTTTTCTTCGTATCATAGAAGTATTCACTGATAGGGTTTCAACAAACCCCTCGCGTGGCCCCCTGACGACCATTTCAGCCGATGGTGTCTCAATTGAACGTTTCTCCCATTTTGAGAGACCTAACGAAAACCCCGTTTTCCTCTTATCTACCAGTATCACTGGATTTCCCGAGGAGATCTCTTGTATGCACTCGGAAAATGTTTTGGTTTCTTTCACATTGGAAACGGATATTTTTTTTTCAATTAAAGTATTAACGTTGAGAGTTTCCCCCGCTGTGTTCTGCATAAGCGGTGTAAGTACGTTGTCATCTATTTCTTCAATGTTTGACAGACCTTCAATGTAAATAAGAATGGCTTTATCTTTTCCACCTATAAAAAAAGGTCGAATGATAACATCAGAGCAATCATCATAAATAGAGCGGAACTTGTTTTCGTTATCAGTCAAGTTATCAAATAGCGGATCCTGTTCTTGCGTGAATTGTTCTACTGTGGGTGTTTTTTCCTTCTTTTTAGATTTCAACAGCTTCCGCCAAACATGATTCATAACGGTCATCCTTTCCCATATCACAATCTCCCAATAAAACGCTACTTTTTATAGTTTGCTTTATGTAAGGGAGATTATACCAAATGAAGTAAATCCATTTAAGGGTACCGCTTACATTTTGATGTCAAAGCCACAATAATCGCATCACAGACACTAAAGCCCTCTTATTAGCCCGTAAGTCCTGGAATTATAATAAATCCAGTTTCGGATTAAATTTTCATTTTTCGAAATTGCATTGACAGTCAACCGTTTATTTAGTAGAGTATTAGTAATTTCATATACGATGATATCCTTATCAAGAGCCAGGGGAGGAATTTGGTCCTAAGATCCTGCGGCAACCTGTTATGTAAATAATAAGGTGCACATTCCAACAGACATATGTCTGAGAGATGAGGAAGAGCTACCCTCTTCCCTTTTGAAGAGGTTTTTTTGTTTGGGGAGCTTCATTCGCCAAACCCAACTTTTCCAATTGATATACTCAGGCGATAAGGAACATCATTAAATTTTAAAGGGGGATGATGAAATTGACAGAGGTAGGCTACTGGTTTATCGGTTTTGCTTTGGCTTATACCGCATTTTTAATTATTATGGGGCAAGTTGCGAAAAGACGAGCATTGGATGGTACGGGGTTTTTTGTCGGAGGACGAAACTTTGGCACGTTGTTCGTTACCGTCTGCATTACTGGATTATTTTCAGGCTCCTCCTATATTGCTATCTTAGAACTCAGCTATATTACGGGTATTTCCGCTGTTTGGTATGGCGTAGCTGAAACGGTACAAATTTTAATCATCGCTTTAGTTATGATTACTCCGTTTCGAAAAAAAGCATTAGTTACGATTTCTGGTTTGATCGGTGATCATTTCGGTTCAAAAGTAAGGGGCCTTGCCGGTGCAATTACTGCCTTTACCTTTCCAATGTGGTCGGTCGCGACTGCACTTGCATTTGCATCTGCTCTTACCGTATTCACTGGTATTTCGATGGTTTGGTCCGTGGCCGTTACAGCCGTGACTCTGCTTGTCTATTTGCAATTTGGCGGAATGTGGTCCATCGGTTTTACACAGCTTAGCAACGTCATTGTCTTCTTTATCATGCTTGTGATCGGAACAATTGCCTTTTTTATCAATCCAGGGATTCAGGGAATAAGCGAATTATTTTCGCAACAGCCTGTCTATGCCGATTGGACGGCCGTCGGTATGCAAACCATTGTCGCCTGGTTTGGTACGTTTATTTTAAATGTTATTTTGGCGCAGGCCGCTTTCCAAATGTCTTTGTCATGTAAAACGGAAAAAGAAGGGCGACGGGGCTTACTTTATGCAGCCATCTTAGGAATACCCCTAATTATTGGGGCAGTAGCTTTTGGACTTGCAGCCGCTTACGTTGTTCCAGACCAGGCTCGTGGACTAGTTGCTGTTCCGCTTTATTTAATGGACACGCTACCCGCACCCCTTGTTGGATTGTTCTTTCTTGGCTTTTGGGCAGCAGCTTTGAGTTGGGGAGCTCCCTGCCAATTTTCCGGAGCAACAAGCCTTGGCAGAGATGTCGGAAAAGCCATGAACCCCCAAGCGAGCGATCAACAACTCGTAACTTATACAAAATGGTCGTTGGTACTGTTAACAGTGTTAATGATTGGTTTCGCTATGCTTCGTTCAGAGCAATCAGCCTGGTGGAACATCCTTGCATGGGTAACGCGAAACTCAGCAACATTCGCTCCTGTTATCGCAGCGTTATTTTGGCCGATTGTCACGAAGAGAGCTGCTCTTGTTTCCTTATTCTGCGGTTCGGCTTCAGGACTTCTCTGGTATCATCTTGGTAATTGGGATATAAATAACTTCTATTTGAATTCGCATCCTGTCTGGGTTGGAATGATCGTAAACATTGCAACACTTTGCCTTGTAACTTTGCTTGATAACGTAGGCCAAATTAAATACAGATATTCCAAATTCGGATTTTACGCGTTGTTTTCTGCAGTTGTACTAACTGTTTATACCATTTTCACAATTGACACACTTTTTTCAACAGGAATGTTAGGCATGGTGCTTTTCTTTATCGTATCGGCCACCTTTATAAGTTTAATCTGCTTTACAAATCAAAAAGAATCACTGAACAAAAGTTTGAAGAAAGTTATATAGAGGATTGAAACAATCGACGTTTACTAGGAATTAAAATCTAACAAAATTGAAGTCAGTTCGTTTAGAAAAGGGGCTTTTCAAACAGAGCAACAAGTCCAAGGATTTCATTTTTGATTGATGGACCAGAAAAAATCGGAGGTGAGAACAAAGCTACCACCCCGTAAGAATAAGTATTCTTCTCGTTCAACGGGTGGATTTAAATTGTGGGTAAGCTAGTAGCTAAGAAATTGGTTTTCAATTTTCAATATGATTGCATCGATATATACATAGATTTGAAATAAAGAATGATCAAAATGCATGATCGGACTATGTTTTGATCATTCTTTTTTACTTTTTATAACACTATCTTAAAGCTTCACCTATTTGCTAACGCTTTCTTCTTTCAGGCTTGGTCGGTTGAGCTTAAAGATTGAAATGTCATGATCTGTTTCTCCTGACATAGCTAATTGAGATAAAATTTCTCCTACAACACTTGCAAACTTGAATCCATGCCCCGAAAATCCAGCAGCAATAGAGATATGAGAGTGTTCAGGATGTTTATCAATGATGAAATGACCATCTGGGGTTCTTGTATACATACAGATTACGGCCTTCTTTAATTCCCCTGATGCTTTTGGCATAAAACGATCCAAGAATTCGCGAATATGACCTTCGTCATTCTCACCGGACCCGAATTCGCGGTTCATTGTGGAGGGATCAATTGGATCAACATATTCATGTCTACCTACCTTTACCCCACATCCGCCAAAGGTTGGGAAGCCGTAATAGATTGCTTTTGTATCACCTGACGGAACTTCAACCATAAAGGTTGGAAATGTATTCGCATTAAATAATGATTCATCTGCCTCAAACCAAGCAACAGGTTGACGGGACGGTATAAGTGGCAACTTCAGGTTAACTTTGGAAGCTATTTTCCCGCTCCAAGATCCAGCGCTAATGATTAGCTTATCCGCAGTAAATATTCCTTTTTTCGTGATAACTTTAACGGAATCTTCATAAGCCTCAATGTCTTCCACCGGGGCATTTATAGAAAACTCTGCACCGTGGTATTCTGCCAGTTCACGGTATGCTTGGATACAGTTTTCACTAAATAAGAATCCCGAGTTAGGTTCATAAAAAGCATTATAATCATCTGGAACATACAAACCTGGAAATTGTTTCTTCATCTCCGCCCCTGTAAGCTGTTCAACATCCAAGTTATATTCCTTCCCACTGATGATCGCTTCATCAATAAATGGTGCATCCCCTTTCGGACCGAAACCCATAGCACCGCATTGCATAAATATTTTATGGTGCGTCTTTTTTTCCAGTTCATCCCATAACACCTGAGACCGAAGTGCAAGCGGAACATATTCTCTCCCTTCTCCGTAAGCATGACGAATGATTCGTGTATCACCATAGTGACTTCCCTGATCATGTGGCGGATCAAAAGCATCAATTAATAGAGTCTTGACCCCTTGTCTTGCCAAATAATACCCAGCAGACATCCCCATGGAACCAGCGCCAACTACAATGACATCATAATGTTTTGTCATTCATAATCCCCCCATTTTTTTAAGTTCAAAAGTAGCACTTACTTGTTTTAAACACGGACCATGTATACGCTTACATTATGATGAAGTTGATCATCTACTATCATTATAGTAGATAGATAAGACCCTGTATAATAGCTAAAAATGATAGAATATATCAGTTTTACAGATTGGCATTTAAGTTTGGTTTTTATAAAAAAGTTTGATCATTATAGATGTGATCTTCCACAATCGGCCCTAAATAAAGCACAAAAAAAGAATCCAAGTTGGTTCAAAATGTATCTTCTAGGAATCTCTCACCTTACGCTACGTTTTGTTTCAAGTGACCTATCGTCATTATTTTTATCCTTTTTATCCTCGATAACATTTTTTATACTTTTAATAATCATTAAAGCTAATAAGAGTATCCCTACATACCCGTTAATTACATAAACAATATTTACAAGCCTATCAAACGGAATATTTAATCCAACAAATGTTCCTATAACTGTTAGTATTATCGTAATATATTTAAACTTACTACTCTTTTCATTTGCAATTTTGGATGAAACTGTCCAAAGTAGTGGTACAGCTGTAGTGTAGATTCCTGCTACAACTATCAATGAAAATATTACTGCTATACTAGGATGTATATTTCCTGCTAAAATTAATGAGGGCACTAAAGATTCTTCGACTTGCTGAATATTCGCCATAAGTCCTAAAGTTAGCACTATGACAGCTGCTGAAAAACCAAGCGCACCAAAAAGTGCACCAAAAGATGCTGTTTTTTTGTTTACTGCTGTTGCTCCCATTGTAGACATAAATGCAGCTAGCCATAGCATACAAAATCCTACATAAGAAGCCGCTGCGTATATCCAATTACTTGATGCCTTTAATAAATCTAAATCAGGTATAATCTGACTAGCCTTACTTAAACCGAAAGGATTCATAATAATAGCTGAAATTCCTAATAGTATAGCCATAACACATATTACTGGTCCGATCTTACCGATTACATCAATTATTTTGTTAAGCC contains:
- a CDS encoding GerAB/ArcD/ProY family transporter; the protein is MIEKGRISAFQMAIMMYPMVVGTGIIFIPGITAKYAKHDMWLSPIWASFIGFLAVLIAFQLHKMYPRQTIIQYSEHIIGRIPGKVLGFVFLFFYIQMNAGGVRIYADFIAGTFFSQTPLIVIISTMILVCGFAVRGGIEVVGRSAQLFIPLYVAFLMIIIILLLPELDPKNIFPIMENGVMPTIKGAITPQSWFAEFLLISFLLPFLTDVEKGRKWGIISVFIVMLTFVATNLVTLFLLGEITASFTYPLLAASRYISIAGFLQHLESVVMAIWVAGTFIKFSVVYYAIALATAQWLDLSDYRPIVFPLGFLTLLLSIWGVSSEIESAHYNSIIFPFFSLIVQTLIPILLLLIAVLRKRNRPKKE
- a CDS encoding Ger(x)C family spore germination protein, whose protein sequence is MNKTFLTKAVKMTLIFLICSFMLFLSGCWDRVEINDLALVVATGLDKTDDDKIELSVQIVNPKAHKGGQGAGGGQGGTKPTIVKKVTGQTIFDARSKLQEKVPRRLFWGHNQVIIIGEKMAEEGIQKHIDFFARHPSPRLRAYTFVTEGKAIDTLKIIPDLESSSAEVAGELANFKVGLSVTVKDLLQMLSGEARAAALPWIEVEQDPSNKGGLRVNGTAIFKKDKMVGRIDDKVTRGVLWLRDEIALAAVTVEPKGAEDQISFNLLRSSTELIPKIENGNWKMIVKIVTEDDVVENETKLNLGNPKIVKRLERQLEQDIDKRIRLTLEQVQKEMEADIFGFAETFHRQYPDQWSKVKDQWDDKFPEIEVEIKSKAYIRRPGQSTTPQGVPEKEVKG
- a CDS encoding GerAB/ArcD/ProY family transporter, whose product is MIEKGRISALQMAILVYPTIMATAILLVPSITGEFAQQDMWLSPIWASSAGFLSVYIAYQLNIHYPKQTVIQYSEKIIGRIPGKLIGLVFLFFYLHSNGIILREYGEFVVGNFLPTTPIIVVIGSMALVSALAVHGGLEVMARSAQIFVPIVVILFLSIVILLIPDLEPKNMFPVMEKGVKPSVMGAVVPSSWFVEFFLISFLLPFLRKREKGLKWGMISVFTVMLTLVITNLFSLFLFGNITATFTYPVMSAARYISIADFLQHLESIVMAIWVGAMFIKISVFYYAVVIGTAQWLNLSNYRPVVFPIGFLLVIFSIWSAPNLQELAYSLGTTWPFYAIFIQTFIPILLLLFVVLRKKNRRNSLEGSSNIKNHSAVLPESGKKDE
- a CDS encoding spore germination protein, with the translated sequence MNHVWRKLLKSKKKEKTPTVEQFTQEQDPLFDNLTDNENKFRSIYDDCSDVIIRPFFIGGKDKAILIYIEGLSNIEEIDDNVLTPLMQNTAGETLNVNTLIEKKISVSNVKETKTFSECIQEISSGNPVILVDKRKTGFSLGLSKWEKRSIETPSAEMVVRGPREGFVETLSVNTSMIRRKIRSPELKMKSMQIGRYTETKIVIAYMEGIADKTLIEETKNRLSRIEIDGILESGMIEEFIEENPYSPFPQVLTTERPDIVTSNLLEGRVAILVDGTPFTIVVPTTLYSLLQSSEDYYERFLIGTAIRWLRYLFLVMSLLLPSLYVAVLTYHQEMVPTTLLISMAASREQVPFPALVEVLLMEIMFEALREAGLRLPKQVGSAVSIVGALVIGESAVSAGIVSAPMVIVVAITGVASFTIPRYSAAMAFRMLRFPMIILAGSLGLLGIMLGIITIIVHLCTLRSFGVPYLSPMAPMKFRDMKDVLIRAPWWKLNTRPHLTGKYNKYRQSTSQKPDPTSGSEK
- a CDS encoding sodium:solute symporter family protein, producing MTEVGYWFIGFALAYTAFLIIMGQVAKRRALDGTGFFVGGRNFGTLFVTVCITGLFSGSSYIAILELSYITGISAVWYGVAETVQILIIALVMITPFRKKALVTISGLIGDHFGSKVRGLAGAITAFTFPMWSVATALAFASALTVFTGISMVWSVAVTAVTLLVYLQFGGMWSIGFTQLSNVIVFFIMLVIGTIAFFINPGIQGISELFSQQPVYADWTAVGMQTIVAWFGTFILNVILAQAAFQMSLSCKTEKEGRRGLLYAAILGIPLIIGAVAFGLAAAYVVPDQARGLVAVPLYLMDTLPAPLVGLFFLGFWAAALSWGAPCQFSGATSLGRDVGKAMNPQASDQQLVTYTKWSLVLLTVLMIGFAMLRSEQSAWWNILAWVTRNSATFAPVIAALFWPIVTKRAALVSLFCGSASGLLWYHLGNWDINNFYLNSHPVWVGMIVNIATLCLVTLLDNVGQIKYRYSKFGFYALFSAVVLTVYTIFTIDTLFSTGMLGMVLFFIVSATFISLICFTNQKESLNKSLKKVI
- the solA gene encoding N-methyl-L-tryptophan oxidase — translated: MTKHYDVIVVGAGSMGMSAGYYLARQGVKTLLIDAFDPPHDQGSHYGDTRIIRHAYGEGREYVPLALRSQVLWDELEKKTHHKIFMQCGAMGFGPKGDAPFIDEAIISGKEYNLDVEQLTGAEMKKQFPGLYVPDDYNAFYEPNSGFLFSENCIQAYRELAEYHGAEFSINAPVEDIEAYEDSVKVITKKGIFTADKLIISAGSWSGKIASKVNLKLPLIPSRQPVAWFEADESLFNANTFPTFMVEVPSGDTKAIYYGFPTFGGCGVKVGRHEYVDPIDPSTMNREFGSGENDEGHIREFLDRFMPKASGELKKAVICMYTRTPDGHFIIDKHPEHSHISIAAGFSGHGFKFASVVGEILSQLAMSGETDHDISIFKLNRPSLKEESVSK
- a CDS encoding YkvI family membrane protein, whose product is MDSNNVDFKQVISFSGAFIAFLIGSGFATGQELMQYFVAYGYMGIAGAIVVFLLFMYVGISFIITGYKNKFPKPNDIYTYYCGKKIGKFFDYFSVLFIYLSFIVMIGGAGATLKQQFELPVSIGGIGLAVLAGVTVIFGLNKIIDVIGKIGPVICVMAILLGISAIIMNPFGLSKASQIIPDLDLLKASSNWIYAAASYVGFCMLWLAAFMSTMGATAVNKKTASFGALFGALGFSAAVIVLTLGLMANIQQVEESLVPSLILAGNIHPSIAVIFSLIVVAGIYTTAVPLLWTVSSKIANEKSSKFKYITIILTVIGTFVGLNIPFDRLVNIVYVINGYVGILLLALMIIKSIKNVIEDKKDKNNDDRSLETKRSVR